Proteins found in one Thalassomonas actiniarum genomic segment:
- a CDS encoding 3-deoxy-D-manno-octulosonic acid kinase: protein MNQPAIVKPCREKVLQQENVYCVYDEAKIANFSPEMLSEHYWQKHNAVSGSAQGRGTTWFISHQQQQWVLRHYYRGGLIGRFNKDSYWFGGQKNTRAAREFSLLLTLEQLGLPAPQPVAYRVKRQGLFYRADLLSTRIQDARDLVGILSDQGLDESVWADIGATIRRFHDHGIYHHDLNSHNILLDRENKVFLIDFDRGEQRAAKPSWQQANMERLLRSFRKEQNKIPGFHWQEQHWHMLMLGYRQSQ from the coding sequence TTGAACCAGCCAGCAATTGTAAAACCTTGCCGGGAAAAAGTTTTACAGCAGGAAAATGTTTACTGTGTCTACGACGAAGCAAAAATCGCCAATTTTTCCCCCGAGATGCTCAGCGAACATTACTGGCAAAAACATAATGCCGTCAGCGGCAGCGCCCAGGGCAGGGGGACTACCTGGTTCATCTCGCACCAGCAGCAACAATGGGTGCTCAGGCATTATTACCGCGGCGGTTTGATCGGCAGGTTTAATAAAGACAGCTACTGGTTCGGCGGACAAAAAAATACCCGGGCAGCCCGGGAGTTTTCCTTATTGTTAACCTTGGAGCAACTCGGTTTACCGGCGCCGCAGCCCGTGGCCTACAGGGTGAAACGTCAGGGACTGTTTTACCGCGCCGATCTGCTTTCCACCCGCATTCAGGATGCCCGGGATCTGGTGGGTATATTAAGCGACCAGGGTCTTGATGAAAGCGTTTGGGCTGATATCGGCGCCACCATACGGCGCTTTCATGATCACGGCATCTACCACCATGACTTAAATAGCCATAATATTTTACTGGACCGGGAAAATAAGGTGTTCCTGATCGATTTTGACCGCGGCGAACAGCGCGCAGCCAAGCCAAGCTGGCAGCAGGCCAATATGGAGAGGTTACTGAGATCTTTTCGCAAAGAACAAAATAAAATACCCGGCTTTCACTGGCAAGAACAGCACTGGCATATGCTGATGCTAGGTTACCGCCAAAGCCAATAG
- a CDS encoding PilZ domain-containing protein, giving the protein MRDGSSLDIERRGAFRLDMEKELVDVGWTDGGGQQYLKKVTCVDFSRTGVRLDSDQPIPLETKTHILFKAANPGSKSMTGKVVRCKEQDNGWFEIALQLDD; this is encoded by the coding sequence ATGAGAGATGGTAGTAGTTTAGATATCGAACGCCGGGGGGCTTTTCGACTTGATATGGAAAAAGAACTGGTGGATGTTGGCTGGACCGATGGCGGCGGTCAGCAATACCTGAAAAAAGTCACTTGCGTTGACTTTTCCCGCACCGGGGTCAGGCTCGACAGTGATCAGCCTATTCCGCTGGAGACAAAAACCCATATATTATTTAAAGCGGCCAATCCCGGGAGTAAGTCTATGACCGGGAAAGTGGTGCGCTGTAAAGAGCAAGACAACGGCTGGTTTGAAATTGCATTACAGTTGGATGATTAG
- a CDS encoding glycosyltransferase family 9 protein — MPGQITAPKNLCLLRLSAIGDVCHAVAMVQHIQRHWPETKITWVIGKIEASLLQGLDNVEFVIFDKKAGLQGYRELRAQLKSRKFDLLLHMQVALRASLASLCIPAKVKIGFDRKRAIEGQWLFTNKRIAAQEHPHVLDGFMGFARALGLEPARPQWQMPITDQDMLWAGELFSGERPLAVICPAASKAERNWHARGYAQAADHLAQLGFLPVICGGPTELEQQLAAEISKLSQSRVENLVGKTSLKQLLAVLKLAHLVIAPDTGPAHMAVTVGTPVIGLYAHSNPHRTGPYLFQQYVVSCYQQAVQKQYGKPLSKLPWGIRAKGSDLMNDIAIDQVKDKIRQLIADHYPELSQA; from the coding sequence ATGCCGGGTCAAATAACTGCTCCAAAAAATCTGTGTTTATTACGTTTATCTGCCATCGGCGATGTTTGCCATGCCGTGGCTATGGTGCAGCATATTCAGCGCCATTGGCCGGAGACGAAAATTACCTGGGTGATAGGTAAGATAGAAGCCAGCTTGTTGCAGGGACTGGACAATGTTGAGTTTGTTATTTTTGATAAAAAAGCCGGGCTGCAAGGTTACCGGGAGTTGCGTGCCCAGTTGAAGTCGCGGAAGTTTGATTTGCTATTGCATATGCAGGTCGCCTTAAGGGCCAGTCTGGCCAGCTTATGTATCCCCGCCAAGGTAAAAATCGGTTTTGACCGCAAGCGCGCCATTGAAGGACAGTGGCTGTTTACCAACAAACGCATTGCTGCCCAGGAGCATCCCCATGTGCTGGACGGCTTTATGGGGTTTGCCCGGGCGCTTGGCCTGGAACCGGCCCGTCCGCAATGGCAGATGCCGATCACAGATCAGGATATGCTCTGGGCCGGTGAGCTGTTTAGCGGTGAGCGGCCGCTGGCGGTGATTTGTCCCGCCGCCAGCAAGGCGGAGCGTAACTGGCATGCCAGGGGTTATGCCCAGGCAGCGGATCATTTAGCGCAGCTGGGTTTTTTACCCGTGATCTGCGGCGGCCCGACTGAACTTGAGCAGCAACTGGCGGCAGAAATCAGCAAGCTGAGCCAGAGCCGGGTGGAAAACCTGGTAGGCAAAACCAGTTTAAAACAGCTGCTGGCGGTGCTGAAACTGGCGCACCTGGTGATAGCCCCGGATACCGGACCGGCGCATATGGCGGTAACAGTCGGTACCCCGGTGATAGGTTTATATGCCCATAGCAACCCGCACCGTACCGGTCCCTATTTGTTCCAGCAATATGTGGTCAGCTGTTACCAGCAGGCGGTGCAAAAGCAATACGGGAAGCCCTTAAGTAAACTGCCCTGGGGCATCAGGGCCAAAGGCAGCGATCTGATGAATGATATCGCCATTGATCAGGTGAAAGATAAAATTCGCCAGCTGATCGCCGATCATTATCCGGAATTGAGCCAAGCGTAA
- a CDS encoding TetR/AcrR family transcriptional regulator — MKTRDKIIQASIALFNEQGERNVTTNHIAAHLGISPGNLYYHFRNKEDIILSIYEEYARNLVLETFPQVSPDVKPLDAIILYMDAVFQAMMKFRFFYSNLPVLLAKNPSLRDKYVSVQQSIAERVSQLLVSLRDADMMDFDVEELPDIVSILRLVNTFWISFYQTQNIDVEINDAVFYQGVLKILVIIRPYITESAMPEFLKAREMYQQRYMNALHAA, encoded by the coding sequence ATGAAGACGCGTGATAAAATAATACAAGCAAGTATTGCATTATTTAACGAGCAAGGGGAGCGTAATGTAACGACCAATCATATTGCCGCCCACCTCGGTATCAGTCCCGGCAACCTCTATTATCACTTTCGCAATAAAGAAGACATCATCTTATCGATTTATGAAGAATATGCCCGCAACCTGGTATTAGAGACTTTCCCCCAGGTCTCTCCCGATGTTAAACCCCTGGATGCCATCATTCTTTATATGGATGCCGTGTTCCAGGCAATGATGAAATTCCGCTTTTTCTACAGCAATTTACCTGTACTGTTGGCGAAAAATCCGAGTTTGCGCGATAAATATGTCAGCGTACAGCAATCTATCGCCGAGCGGGTCAGCCAGCTGCTGGTGTCCCTGCGCGACGCCGATATGATGGACTTTGATGTCGAAGAGCTGCCGGATATTGTCAGTATCTTACGTCTGGTAAATACTTTCTGGATCAGCTTCTACCAGACCCAGAATATCGATGTTGAAATCAACGATGCCGTTTTCTATCAGGGAGTCCTCAAAATTCTGGTGATCATACGTCCCTATATCACAGAGTCCGCCATGCCCGAATTTCTCAAAGCCAGGGAAATGTACCAGCAACGTTATATGAATGCCCTGCATGCGGCCTAG
- a CDS encoding AAA family ATPase → MMILVGGEKGGSGKSCLAQNLAVFFAREKDAIVLMVDCDPQRTTSDWIQARNTDPTLPAINCIQLYGKIRNDLLSLNQHYDHVIVDCGGQDNLALRAAMSVADHVIIPLRPKRRDLKTVAHMEDMLSTCKMVNPKMLASFVITQCPSLPNQASRILEAKEVCSSYGINVLDAVTFSRNVYDDSEEKGSSVLEIDAEGKAAGEIIAIAEEILAMKPDNSHEFN, encoded by the coding sequence ATGATGATATTAGTGGGTGGTGAAAAAGGCGGTAGCGGCAAGAGCTGCCTGGCGCAAAATCTGGCGGTATTTTTTGCCCGGGAAAAGGACGCCATTGTGCTTATGGTGGACTGCGATCCGCAAAGAACCACTTCCGACTGGATCCAGGCGCGTAATACCGATCCGACCTTGCCCGCCATTAACTGTATTCAACTTTATGGTAAAATACGCAATGACTTGCTGAGCCTGAACCAGCATTACGATCATGTGATTGTCGATTGCGGCGGCCAGGATAACCTGGCATTGCGCGCCGCGATGTCGGTGGCAGACCATGTGATCATCCCCTTAAGGCCCAAGCGCCGGGATTTGAAAACCGTGGCCCATATGGAAGATATGCTCAGTACCTGTAAAATGGTCAACCCGAAAATGCTCGCCTCTTTTGTGATCACTCAGTGTCCTTCTTTACCCAATCAGGCCAGCCGCATTCTGGAAGCCAAAGAAGTGTGCAGCTCCTACGGTATTAATGTGCTCGATGCCGTGACTTTTAGCCGTAATGTTTATGATGACAGTGAAGAAAAAGGCTCTTCGGTACTGGAAATCGATGCCGAGGGAAAAGCGGCCGGCGAAATCATTGCTATTGCCGAAGAGATACTGGCGATGAAACCGGACAACTCGCATGAGTTTAACTGA
- the rpmG gene encoding 50S ribosomal protein L33, whose protein sequence is MRDKIRLVSSAGTGHFYTTDKNKKTMPEKMEIKKFDPKARKHVMYKEAKIK, encoded by the coding sequence ATGCGTGATAAAATTCGTTTAGTTTCCAGCGCCGGTACAGGTCATTTTTATACTACTGATAAGAATAAAAAGACTATGCCTGAAAAAATGGAAATCAAAAAGTTTGATCCAAAAGCACGTAAACACGTGATGTACAAAGAAGCTAAAATCAAGTAA
- the coaD gene encoding pantetheine-phosphate adenylyltransferase — protein sequence MTIKAIYPGTFDPVTNGHTDLIERASHLFSEVIVGVAASPSKKPRFELAQRVDMIQQVTRHLSNVTVVGFSGLLVDFAKTNQAKVLIRGLRAVSDFEYEFQLANMNRRLSPELESVFLTPAEENSFISSTLVKEVALHQGDVSQFVHPVVKAALTQSVKA from the coding sequence ATGACAATAAAAGCAATTTACCCGGGCACCTTTGATCCGGTGACCAACGGCCATACCGATCTGATTGAACGGGCCAGCCATTTATTCAGTGAAGTTATCGTGGGCGTGGCTGCCAGCCCGAGTAAAAAACCCAGGTTTGAACTGGCGCAGCGGGTCGATATGATCCAGCAAGTCACCCGGCACCTGAGCAATGTCACTGTGGTCGGTTTCAGCGGCCTGTTGGTGGACTTTGCCAAAACCAACCAGGCTAAAGTGCTGATCCGCGGTTTGCGGGCGGTATCGGATTTCGAATATGAATTCCAGCTGGCCAATATGAACCGGCGTTTATCCCCCGAGCTGGAAAGTGTGTTCCTGACGCCGGCGGAAGAAAATTCCTTTATCTCTTCCACCCTGGTGAAAGAAGTCGCTTTGCACCAGGGCGACGTCAGTCAGTTCGTTCACCCCGTGGTAAAAGCAGCCTTAACCCAAAGCGTTAAAGCTTAA
- the mutM gene encoding bifunctional DNA-formamidopyrimidine glycosylase/DNA-(apurinic or apyrimidinic site) lyase: MPELPEVEVCRLGISPHILDQQVTDVIVRNARLRWPIPDEVKLLVGHKVQAVDRRSKYLLIRFDTGTLVLHLGMSGTIRVIRADTPVAKHDHFDLVFGHNSALRLNDPRRFGAVLWLDQHQDDLGLLSKLGPEPLSDDFAHGYLYAKAKNRKVAIKTLLMNNQIVVGVGNIYANEALFQAGILPTTPANTLSEQRLDKLTDIIKEVLKAAIRQGGTTLKDFTQADGRPGYFAQSLFVYGRAGEPCLQCSSELLEVRQGNRSSVYCPSCQKD, translated from the coding sequence ATGCCCGAATTACCCGAAGTTGAAGTGTGCCGCCTGGGGATCAGCCCCCATATTCTCGATCAGCAAGTCACAGATGTGATTGTCCGCAATGCCAGGCTGCGCTGGCCGATCCCTGATGAAGTCAAGCTGCTGGTGGGCCATAAAGTGCAGGCGGTGGATCGCCGCTCCAAATATCTGTTGATCCGTTTTGACACCGGCACCTTAGTGTTACATTTGGGCATGTCGGGTACTATCCGGGTGATCAGGGCGGATACGCCGGTGGCCAAACATGATCATTTTGATCTGGTTTTTGGCCACAACAGTGCCCTGCGCCTGAATGATCCCCGGCGATTCGGCGCGGTCTTATGGCTGGATCAGCATCAGGATGATTTGGGGCTGTTAAGTAAGTTGGGGCCGGAGCCGCTCAGTGACGATTTTGCTCATGGTTATCTTTATGCCAAGGCAAAAAACCGTAAGGTGGCCATTAAAACCCTGCTGATGAACAATCAAATCGTGGTCGGGGTCGGGAATATCTACGCCAATGAAGCCCTGTTCCAGGCGGGCATTTTACCGACCACGCCGGCCAATACCCTCAGCGAGCAGCGCTTGGATAAGTTAACGGATATTATCAAGGAAGTACTGAAAGCGGCGATCCGGCAGGGGGGCACCACCTTAAAAGATTTTACCCAGGCGGACGGGCGTCCCGGATATTTTGCCCAGTCACTCTTTGTTTATGGCCGGGCCGGAGAGCCTTGCCTGCAGTGCAGCAGCGAATTGCTGGAAGTAAGACAGGGTAACCGCAGTTCGGTTTATTGCCCCAGCTGCCAAAAGGATTAA
- the radC gene encoding RadC family protein: MLKDLPDLERPREKLLHLGAESLTDAELLAIFLRTGVKGCHVVELAQQLLKNFGSISGIYRAEHDEFCQQHGLGSAKFVQLQACLEMSKRYLAEQMNNGQELLSSQATRDYLIAELRHETREIFAVLYLNNQHQVLKFERLFFGTVDAAAVYPRIVVEQAIKHHAAAVILSHNHPSGLAEASIADKQITQRLIQALNLVDIRVLDHMIVAGGHCYSFAEHGELG; the protein is encoded by the coding sequence ATGTTAAAGGACTTGCCTGATCTCGAACGTCCCAGGGAAAAGTTACTGCATTTAGGGGCGGAAAGTTTAACCGATGCCGAGCTGCTGGCGATTTTTTTAAGAACCGGCGTCAAAGGCTGTCATGTGGTCGAGCTGGCGCAACAGCTGCTCAAAAATTTCGGCAGTATTTCCGGGATATACCGGGCGGAGCATGATGAGTTTTGCCAGCAACACGGCTTGGGCAGCGCCAAATTTGTGCAGTTGCAGGCCTGCCTGGAAATGTCGAAGCGTTACCTGGCGGAGCAAATGAATAACGGACAGGAGCTGCTTTCTTCCCAGGCCACCCGGGACTATTTAATTGCCGAATTACGCCACGAAACCCGGGAGATTTTTGCGGTGTTATATCTCAATAACCAGCACCAGGTATTGAAATTTGAACGCTTGTTTTTTGGCACCGTCGATGCCGCGGCGGTTTATCCGCGTATTGTGGTGGAGCAGGCGATAAAACATCATGCCGCGGCGGTGATCCTCAGTCATAACCATCCCTCCGGCCTGGCCGAAGCCAGTATTGCCGATAAACAAATCACCCAAAGGCTGATACAGGCGTTAAATTTAGTGGATATCCGGGTGCTGGATCACATGATAGTGGCCGGCGGCCATTGTTACTCCTTCGCCGAACATGGTGAGCTGGGTTAG
- the rpmB gene encoding 50S ribosomal protein L28, translating into MSKVCQVTGKKPVVGNNRSHARNATRRRFLPNLQSHRFWVESENRFVKLRLTPKGMRIIDKKGIDAVLADIRARGEKV; encoded by the coding sequence ATGTCTAAAGTTTGCCAAGTAACAGGCAAAAAACCAGTCGTAGGGAACAACCGTTCTCACGCAAGAAACGCAACTCGTCGTCGTTTCTTACCGAACCTTCAATCTCACCGTTTTTGGGTTGAAAGTGAAAATCGTTTCGTTAAATTACGTTTAACCCCTAAAGGTATGCGTATTATCGATAAAAAAGGCATCGATGCTGTATTAGCAGACATCCGTGCTCGCGGCGAAAAAGTTTAA